The Quercus robur chromosome 3, dhQueRobu3.1, whole genome shotgun sequence DNA segment GACATCACATAACActttcttccttttgttttaatttttcgcAATCGATTGGTGAAAAATGGTACCCCTATCACATTCTACACAGTACGAAGATGGTGAAAGAGAATAACGTTAATTACAAAACTTACAATGTTACAAGAATCAAGACTCCGCTGAGATTTAATGGAGATTTCTCAAATAATTGTCCCTATCCTCCAAGAAATATCTGCAATGTATAAGTATAGAATAACCACCTAATGGTACGAGTATCAATGTCACTACAAAGGAGATAAGATAAAGATGGGTCCGACAGTCTTTATGATGGCTGTCCAGAGAATATCacagatattttgagtttatattAACCCTTCCATCCTATTCCTTGAAGTTAATTAATTACAGTTGAAAAGATAATACTATTTCTATTACATTAACTATTACAATTATATGATCAATTGAtgatgattgaatttaattgaaaaacttaaaatacaacGAAGTGACGAACTATATCTACGTGTCCTTTCTTCTACCAAAAGTTTcgagaaaatataattcaaaatttaatattataaaaattcatAGTGTAATGTAATAATTCAAAGTATAGTAACAAAAGGTtatttaacaagaaaaaaaacaaaagggttaAAATCATGTGTAATATAATCTaaccaatatatatttttattaatggaTGATTATTGTTAGaatgcatgagagagagaggatgcaTAAATTATATGGTTTAACTCAACACTTACGTCTAGGGGTGTGTAGCCAACCCGCTAAGCCGCCAAaactgacccgacccgacccacctgtcgggttgggtcggtttttaggccttggtgggttgggtcggtttttaggcCTTGGTGGGTTGGCTTGggttataaaatttcaaacccacCAAATCCAATCCGACCCatccatatatttaatatatatatatatatatatatatatgtatatataatattatataattaataaattttttaaaataaccagcttttcctatcctatataaaagtcAATTAGTTCTCATAAACCCtagtaaattattattgttgtttagttattagtgttgtttgcctgttacattgatactaatctttgggtttttttaatatatttatatttatattttttttactcaatttaataataataataataaaatttgtttaaccCATggattcaacccaacccatatgggttgggttgggctTATGttatgggttgggttaggttgaatttttttttatccaccaTGTTAGGTTGGATCAAAAAATCCTCTCAACCCGACCCATTCCGACCCATGCACACTCGACGACAGAATATAGTTGGACTTGGCGTGACATCTTTaacaacttgaaaaaaaaaaaactttatcctTGTTTGGGgagtttattttcattaatttattaggCTTTAAAAATGTAACTGTACcttaaaaaaagagttaaacaTTATACAAACTGTTCATAAACTAAGTAAGAATTTATTCTTGAAATTGTctgaatttttttaagtaacGTGTTGGGACAAGTGGAAATGGTGATTGATGTTATGTTCCAATAGAATGGATATGGAGATGGATTAAAGTTAAGACTATCCCACACTCCGTAGTCCCCACTCTCCCCACTTTTATCTTTAGGATTGTTAATTTGCCATTTCCCAAACTAGGCTTAGGAATAGGATAGTCAGTATCTTGCTATCAATAtttgttttcattcatcaatAAAGCAtgttatcaaagaaaaaaaaatgcatgtcaGTTTACAACGTGAGACTTAAAAGGAAGTAGAGAACCATAAGTTTTATGCCTTCCTCTTCCTCCCAATACTGAATTGAGTTTTAGGCTTTAGCTGATGTGATTCAAATTTCCCTTCCTTCAAGTTATAGCACCTCAAGATTAAACAGAATGTTCCAGGGTAAGGGCGTGACACTGATCATGGTCACTGTGGAGTGCTTGGATGTGGGCTTAAACACTATTAGCAAAGCTGCTATGACTGGAGGGATGAGTGATTTCATCTTTGTTACATATTCTAATTCCATAgctatcttttttcttctcttatctTGCCTCATCTTTTACAGGTGAACTTAActgtttcaagtttcaactctcTTCCAACAATTAGCCCTGGTTTTGTCTCTCTTAAGGTACTTACTATAATTTTGTTCACTGACAGAAAAAAGTCTCTCCCTCCACTCACATGGGGCATAGTCGGTGGAGTGTTTCTTGTTGCCTTGTTAAGGTAGCCATTTTTTCATTCAACTTAAGTATTAGTATTTATGTCAAGTAAGAAATTAACAAAGAATATGATTTTAGTTGAATAAAATGagggaaaagaatacatgtgacACACCCTAACTAGTTTGTTGAGAATTCATAACTGACCCTAAAATGATAAAAGGACTAaagcttggttgttgttgttgtcgtctGTCTTTGTGGGAATAGTGAGCTGgttatttgtgtttttcaaaattttaattttgatgtatGACGAGGAGAATGGTTGCAGTTCTACTGTACAGATGCTTAAAGCTTTTGGGATAGGTTATAGCTCTCCCACTATGTCCTCAGTTATGTCTGATTTACTCCCAGCTTTTACTTTTGTTCTTGCCGTCATCTGCAGGTGCACTTCTTAATTCCCTTGCCTTCAGCTCTGGAAttcttgttttggttttgtttctgTTTATATATGGCAATTGATAAGCCTTAAATCAAATGGGTGTTATAGGTTTGAAAAACTAGACTTAAGACTTAGAGGTAGTCGGGCCAGGAGTATTGGTACCATTGTATCAATCACAGGAGCTTTAATTGTCACTCTCTACAAAGGCCTACCAATTTCAATTGCTTCATTACCTGAGAAAGTGGTCAGTGGTGAGCTTCTTTCCCCCCTCCACTCAAACTGGATCCTAGGGGGTTTTTGCTCTGCATCTGCTTACTTTTTGCTTGCAGTGACATACATTGTACAGGTAAAAGTAAAACATACACAAACAAATCCATACCAAAAGAAATACCATATGCCTTTTTAACAGCATTGTATACTATATCTCAAGATAttaactggttttttttttggttctttctaGACATGGGTTGTTAGGGACTACCCTGCAGAGCTTATGTTTTCACTCATTCGTTGTACCTTTGTGACCATCCTATCTGCCATCATCTCTCTTATTTTAGAGAATGATCCAAATGCTTGGAAATTGAACTTTGATATGGAATTGATAGCTGTAGTGTACTCGGTAAGCAAAAATTAGACCCTGTTAATTTTGACactaaggttttgttgttgttgttgttgttgcaatCCTGTCCATCATTGCAGCTTATAGCTAATGACTTACCAATTGCCATATGGCTTAATCTCCAGGCACTGTTTGCAATTACAATTCGAACCAGTGTTCATCTATGGGCATGTCACAAGAAGGGTCCTGTCTATGTTGCCATGTTTAAGCCACTTGGTATAGTCATTGCAGTTGTGATGGGGGTTACTTACCTTGGGGATACTCTTTATCTTGGAAGGTATAATTCTTAATATAGATAATAGATGTATGCTTAAAGTATGACCAGAATTTTGGACATTTGGATAATAAATTAAGAATATTTAGTCTAGTTAAACGTATAAGCTAGCTAAAACTGATTCCTCGCcgatcataaaaagaaaatattaagagGTGTAAAGTAATTGAGTTGCTTACAAGCATGTCATTCTGGATTGATATAAAGTCAACTTCAAAGAAAGAAGAGTTCTCTACAAGTTTACAACCACCGAATTCTTCATTGACGAAGAATTCACACCCCTCTCACATGGAAATTTCACTTGGCCCCACTGCAACCCAAAAATAAGAAGGGtgtaaaatttttcaataatgGTACTACGCACTTTCATAAATTTCACAACAACTGTCCTATGTGATAGACTGTGATCGATTGTTAGTCACTGCTTTTTTTTCCCACTATTCACTGTCTGTAAAGTAGGACAGCTGTGACAAAGTGTGTGTTACTAGCAAACTATGTTGCGAAAAAGAAACTATATGAAGAAAAGTAAGTCGCAAAGGTCTTGATGGAAAATGCAATACCATCATAGATACAGAGTTGATATATCTACTTCATACACCATTTCTGTTTTTCCAAGACATGGAATTTGATATATTATTGTTCAACTAAATGATGTGCAGTGTGGTTGGAGCGGCTATTATAGTACTTGGGTTTTATGCCGTGCTATGGGGGCAAGCCCAAGAAGAGGTGGTGATTGAACACCATCCAATTACTAGTAGCTATGAGTCATCCTCTCCTAATGCCCCTCTTTTGCAGAACAATGGCACTGAAGTGTAGAAACCTTGCAAAAAATGTGAAGTTAGATTAAAGCCTTGCTGTGTTAGAAACTaaatacatcattttttttgttggcagCATCAGTTTAGGAAGATACATATTTgttaaaataacatttattggGTAAAGTAGAAGATAATTGTTCGATAAATACAGGCATGTATTTCTCTAAAGGGGAAATTATGATAGAATGTTGCTTCATTAAAGTTGATGGGGGTCACAAAACAGGATTCCCTCCATATCATTTGAAATAGAGAGTATCCATTTTACtgtaatgatttattttttcttttttaatttgacaATATATAGAGTGTcacgtcatttaaaattttagataacaTGATTTTGATGTATCTTCAAatctttaatatttaatatgaatCATAAAATTGATTTATTCAAAAGATGATTTAGACTCCTTAGTTGATTTTATAGCAAAATAAACAACttattaaattaaccaattatcAAGTATTGATTAGCACGAGTTAATCACCATAGATTAACAATCACCATatgaaaagcaataaaaataaagtaaaagaaCACAAACATATGGTGACGAGttacaaaatctaaaaatgcaTTCAAAGGAAAAAACCACTCCGAGGTTTCCTAAACCCTAAGAAGAAATTCAATAATAGAATTACAGTTCACAAACTAAAATAAACTCTTTATCATATACTCTAGCATGTAGAAACCTTACTGATGTGACCCAATGGTCAGCTCCAAGCTGCTTGGACTCTTCTACTATGAATTTTTTCATGAACTGCATCCATGACTCAAATGACCTATCTTGAAGATTTGACCTCCACAACAAACATGTATTGGCATGCTTTATGGCTTCAACCTTGATCACCAATCAAAAACTCCATCTTTAGATTCACTTTTGGTACTTAATGGTTGCTGAAACtaagtttagtttttttctttaatagcaCATGGCATAAGTACTTCTACACCTATTTAGAGCTCCGTTTGGTTGACCATTATGTGTTCTTATATAGTCTTGCATGTAAGGCACATTTTCCAAGTCATCAGCTAACCTTATTAATCaaagggtcatgctaacaaatatctttaaaaaaaatgattaataatccattttaagaaaattttgacactacttttatgggaaatcGAAAAAGcagtcaaaacattaattttttccccccataaaaactttttttaaatgaattattaaccattattctaagaGCATTCGTTAGCATTTTACTTAATGAAATCGTAATTAAAGAATCCCATTTGTCGAGAGGTCTACTTTAGTTGATCGAGATTCGATCAAAGGTGAGTCAGGAGTACAGAAACTTCCTTCTCTTGAGTTAGTTCTTGAACACTTGATCTTACTCTTTATGATGATTACCTATTGAACAATTATAAAAGTTA contains these protein-coding regions:
- the LOC126718561 gene encoding WAT1-related protein At3g28050-like, with translation MFQGKGVTLIMVTVECLDVGLNTISKAAMTGGMSDFIFVTYSNSIAIFFLLLSCLIFYRKKSLPPLTWGIVGGVFLVALLSSTVQMLKAFGIGYSSPTMSSVMSDLLPAFTFVLAVICRFEKLDLRLRGSRARSIGTIVSITGALIVTLYKGLPISIASLPEKVVSGELLSPLHSNWILGGFCSASAYFLLAVTYIVQTWVVRDYPAELMFSLIRCTFVTILSAIISLILENDPNAWKLNFDMELIAVVYSALFAITIRTSVHLWACHKKGPVYVAMFKPLGIVIAVVMGVTYLGDTLYLGSVVGAAIIVLGFYAVLWGQAQEEVVIEHHPITSSYESSSPNAPLLQNNGTEV